Proteins encoded by one window of Clostridium cagae:
- a CDS encoding contractile injection system protein, VgrG/Pvc8 family: MGEINRLRVKSPYELMKIVDIKIENKPNEHGYLYLKCLIDDSINFNSAIKASTEDEICVYEEIEDIDNESTSSDENTMNINEVNERNSKRLFNGIVQNIKTTNINGIYYLEIQALTSSFKLDIKEKSRSFQNVDMTYDALINEILKDYSGYTFTQNIGKGQKTGKSLFQYKETDWNFLKRIASELKSELYCDIINLNYMFNFGTPSEHSYKLNDCMNYEAFKNLKRFHEAGGDEVYHDTDYFYYKIKMRNILEIGSEIYFKQKELYVREYEAYRNKEEIIYKYKLCRKNGVWQTKLYNSLLSGASIEGKVLAVKEELVKIHLNTDENQSEEEAFWFRYAPPTTNIMYAMPRIGESVRLYFPSAGNEEPIVTGCVRKNGDTCGQTSDTTNRYFQTEHGSEIAMLPGALNIKGGSKEPLSINFEDETGVTLTSPTGLNLNAGGEIVISTKNNINISAQSQILMTKGNTENGVSIEGEFHIRANNVIKNGNSRESYAPFAEGGV; encoded by the coding sequence ATGGGAGAAATTAATAGATTAAGGGTAAAATCGCCATATGAGCTAATGAAGATAGTAGATATAAAAATTGAAAATAAACCTAATGAACATGGATATTTATATTTAAAATGTTTAATAGATGACAGTATAAATTTTAATTCTGCTATAAAAGCTTCCACAGAAGATGAAATATGTGTTTATGAAGAAATAGAAGATATAGATAATGAGAGTACAAGCAGTGATGAAAATACAATGAACATAAATGAAGTTAATGAAAGAAATAGTAAAAGATTATTTAATGGAATAGTTCAAAATATTAAGACAACCAATATAAATGGAATATATTATTTAGAAATTCAAGCTTTAACTTCAAGTTTTAAATTAGATATAAAGGAAAAAAGCAGATCTTTTCAAAATGTTGATATGACTTATGATGCTCTTATAAATGAAATATTAAAAGATTATTCAGGTTACACTTTTACTCAAAATATAGGGAAAGGACAAAAAACAGGTAAGTCCTTATTTCAATATAAGGAAACAGATTGGAACTTTTTAAAGAGGATTGCAAGTGAGTTAAAATCAGAATTATATTGTGATATAATAAATTTGAATTATATGTTTAATTTTGGAACACCAAGTGAGCATAGTTATAAATTAAATGATTGTATGAATTATGAGGCTTTCAAAAATTTAAAAAGATTTCATGAAGCTGGTGGAGATGAAGTTTATCATGATACTGATTATTTTTATTATAAAATAAAGATGCGAAATATTCTTGAAATTGGATCTGAAATTTATTTTAAGCAGAAAGAATTATATGTTAGAGAGTATGAGGCTTATAGGAATAAAGAGGAGATAATCTATAAATATAAATTATGCAGAAAAAATGGTGTATGGCAAACAAAATTATATAATTCACTTTTAAGTGGAGCATCTATTGAAGGAAAAGTTCTAGCAGTAAAAGAAGAGTTAGTAAAGATTCATTTAAATACAGACGAAAATCAAAGTGAAGAAGAAGCTTTTTGGTTTAGATATGCACCACCAACAACAAACATAATGTATGCAATGCCTAGAATTGGAGAAAGTGTAAGACTATACTTTCCAAGTGCAGGTAATGAAGAACCCATTGTTACAGGATGCGTAAGAAAAAATGGAGACACTTGTGGACAAACATCTGATACAACCAATAGATACTTTCAAACAGAGCATGGGAGTGAAATAGCAATGCTTCCAGGAGCCTTAAATATAAAAGGTGGAAGTAAAGAACCATTAAGTATAAATTTTGAAGATGAAACAGGAGTAACTCTTACAAGTCCAACTGGATTAAACCTAAATGCAGGTGGAGAAATAGTAATAAGCACAAAAAATAACATAAATATAAGTGCACAAAGTCAAATACTCATGACAAAAGGAAATACAGAAAATGGAGTTTCAATAGAAGGTGAATTCCATATTAGAGCAAATAACGTAATAAAAAACGGAAACAGTAGAGAATCTTATGCTCCTTTTGCAGAAGGAGGGGTATAA
- a CDS encoding phage tail protein: MCNGYTYTQGDILIEPYRFQKITKLKIIRELNEHAKLYISGIIDDESADKYVETADAESSIKISLKDNNGTVINVFEGIVTNIGINASNYARTLKIEALSKTFLLDIKKKNRTFQNENYTYKNVFSEIISDYNDVQILNYITNQTKIDKLIVQYRETDWELLKRLASHFNVPLVPECTLSGIKYFMGNSGCSTLYELDEFNYSIKKGLQEYRLKSENDIDDLNDINLISYEVVTNIVMKLYNLVNFKGRSLYIYRTELELINGVISNKYILRDENGMKVRKIYNNKIVGISLQGRVTDTEKDKVKVSLEIDGSPTQCEGSKWFEYSTIFSSPDGTGWYCMPEVGDAIRLYFPDNVESNAYAISSVNLQSSNSSKRSDPSRKSIGTKYGKEIVMSPGAVEIIGNGNLLMRLTDDGGIEVNSDKSIVMSAGGDVSISGGGKVTIQGDAGINLTQAGANMTIQDDVVMSGGKVNIQS, from the coding sequence ATGTGTAATGGATATACGTATACTCAAGGAGATATTTTAATAGAACCATATAGGTTTCAAAAAATAACGAAATTAAAGATTATTAGAGAATTAAATGAACATGCGAAGCTTTATATAAGTGGAATAATTGATGATGAAAGTGCTGATAAGTATGTTGAAACAGCAGATGCTGAATCAAGTATTAAGATATCATTAAAAGATAATAACGGTACTGTAATTAATGTATTTGAAGGAATTGTTACTAATATCGGTATTAATGCAAGTAATTATGCAAGAACATTAAAAATAGAAGCATTAAGTAAGACATTTTTACTTGATATAAAGAAAAAGAATAGAACATTCCAAAATGAAAATTATACTTATAAAAATGTTTTTAGTGAAATTATTAGTGATTACAATGATGTACAAATATTAAATTATATTACTAATCAAACTAAAATTGATAAATTAATAGTTCAATATAGAGAAACAGATTGGGAACTTCTAAAAAGATTAGCATCTCATTTTAATGTTCCATTAGTTCCTGAATGCACTTTATCAGGAATAAAATATTTCATGGGGAATTCAGGATGTTCAACATTATACGAACTTGATGAATTTAATTATTCAATAAAGAAAGGTCTACAAGAATACAGACTTAAATCAGAAAATGATATTGATGATTTAAATGATATTAATTTAATAAGTTATGAAGTAGTAACTAATATAGTAATGAAGTTATATAATTTAGTTAATTTTAAAGGAAGAAGTCTTTATATATATAGAACAGAATTAGAACTTATAAATGGTGTAATTTCAAATAAGTATATTTTAAGAGATGAAAATGGAATGAAGGTAAGAAAAATTTATAATAACAAAATAGTTGGAATTTCCCTTCAAGGAAGAGTTACAGATACAGAAAAAGATAAAGTTAAGGTTTCTTTAGAGATTGATGGAAGTCCAACACAATGTGAAGGTTCAAAATGGTTTGAATACTCCACTATATTTTCATCACCAGATGGAACTGGATGGTATTGTATGCCTGAAGTTGGAGATGCAATAAGATTATATTTTCCAGATAATGTTGAAAGCAATGCCTATGCTATAAGTTCAGTTAACCTACAATCAAGTAATTCTTCTAAACGTAGCGATCCTTCACGAAAGAGTATTGGCACTAAATATGGAAAAGAAATTGTTATGAGTCCTGGAGCAGTTGAAATAATAGGAAATGGAAATTTACTTATGAGGCTTACTGATGATGGTGGAATAGAAGTTAATAGTGACAAAAGTATAGTGATGAGTGCTGGAGGAGATGTATCTATAAGTGGAGGCGGAAAGGTAACAATACAAGGTGATGCAGGAATTAATTTAACTCAAGCAGGAGCAAATATGACAATACAAGATGATGTAGTAATGAGTGGTGGAAAGGTAAATATCCAAAGTTAG
- a CDS encoding DUF4280 domain-containing protein has translation MAQAYVVRGAKMKCNKGSHKKRINLPTSHGTYSNGNPMMNESDNVVGKNISCFGVCKGSCPSSENVTLTKERGGTVTGKKCKVKILKEWMNTKEDTLVDGEPALTTDSTLICAYGGIIKFVTDGQ, from the coding sequence GTGGCACAGGCATATGTAGTTAGGGGAGCTAAAATGAAATGTAATAAAGGAAGCCATAAAAAAAGAATAAATCTTCCTACAAGTCATGGAACATATTCAAATGGAAATCCAATGATGAATGAAAGTGACAATGTGGTAGGTAAAAACATAAGTTGCTTTGGAGTATGTAAAGGGAGTTGTCCTTCAAGTGAAAATGTTACTTTAACAAAAGAAAGAGGTGGTACAGTAACGGGAAAAAAGTGCAAAGTAAAGATATTAAAAGAGTGGATGAATACTAAAGAGGATACTTTAGTTGATGGAGAACCAGCATTGACTACGGATTCAACATTGATATGTGCATATGGAGGAATAATAAAATTTGTTACAGATGGACAATAG